A genome region from Chitinivibrionia bacterium includes the following:
- the ispE gene encoding 4-(cytidine 5'-diphospho)-2-C-methyl-D-erythritol kinase produces MIQGISYTRITLALDIVKKLTQGQFAGYHELGIIKHQIDLGDTITIEKCDEMKIFCDNPQVPCDENNICWQAAILLKKEFGIKQNASIHIDKKIPVQGGLAGGSANAAETLKLLFKMWEIDVEIERKIELSRKLGMDVPFYFYGGTAFDSEAGARLYPIENICEKLHFLLVVPQFGVSTQEAYSRIDYTKIGKNINKTSELKFALKTGKMQKIAENVHNDFEQSVFLSHPNLADIKKQLLDYGASAAVMSGSGSTVIGIFDDIDTTENAGAEFENAVLASSLV; encoded by the coding sequence TTGATACAGGGAATTTCTTACACTCGAATAACGCTTGCGCTTGATATTGTCAAAAAACTTACGCAAGGTCAATTCGCAGGCTACCACGAACTCGGCATAATAAAACATCAGATTGACTTGGGCGATACCATAACCATAGAAAAGTGCGACGAGATGAAAATCTTCTGCGATAATCCGCAAGTCCCGTGCGACGAAAATAATATTTGCTGGCAAGCGGCAATCTTGCTTAAAAAAGAGTTCGGAATAAAGCAGAACGCGTCTATTCATATAGACAAAAAAATTCCTGTTCAGGGCGGGCTTGCAGGCGGAAGCGCAAACGCTGCCGAAACGCTTAAGCTTTTGTTTAAAATGTGGGAGATTGATGTTGAAATCGAGCGGAAAATCGAACTTTCGCGAAAGCTCGGAATGGACGTTCCTTTCTACTTTTACGGAGGAACAGCGTTTGACAGCGAGGCGGGCGCACGTTTGTATCCGATAGAAAACATCTGCGAAAAACTTCATTTTTTACTTGTAGTTCCGCAGTTCGGAGTCTCTACTCAAGAGGCATATTCGAGGATTGATTACACAAAAATCGGAAAAAATATAAATAAAACCTCGGAGTTAAAATTTGCGCTGAAAACAGGAAAAATGCAAAAAATCGCAGAAAATGTCCATAATGATTTTGAGCAAAGTGTATTTTTGTCGCACCCAAATTTGGCTGATATAAAAAAACAGCTTTTGGATTATGGTGCAAGCGCGGCGGTTATGTCAGGGTCGGGTTCTACTGTAATAGGTATTTTTGACGACATTGATACAACCGAAAACGCAGGCGCCGAATTTGAGAATGCGGTGTTGGCGAGTTCTCTTGTTTAG
- a CDS encoding tetratricopeptide repeat protein, whose protein sequence is MKNVRFLGFCAALLVLAFSATDIYAQRDREAERRERERQELQRRLEQMQRDRAREEARIEQAVGPIAGTEQTIAQWQDFYDRSCVGENARGGRQRCADALYSVAEGLYRDERDGFIRAQGQYEIDFARWERARVGPRPVMPRPNYERSLRTFQTVAERYNGTNRAPMAWLEIGGIYMIDGDLTRARAAFEQLVRRYPNDRRASAAHFRIAEICFGDLRDFNCALNHLNQINPEHITPDIREMAHFRRAEIHHNRGDLDEAVNLYGEYVDRCARREFPRCELRSEAIENMAIAFSDMANGADAAIAYFARVGARPFEDTILFRIGMRNFDHGQFEQSIVALNRAIERFPNFAEAPRAQMNIVSAHLIRTRPVDANNARERLVERFSPGTPWAQANRGNSVALAVAQDMVKQSLGSIAVYHHALAQQATDPQVARGHYEKAIVAYERVIRDFPQDLWMVYEFNFNLAEALMAVGRFEDAAVRYNLVAFANLASFPVFRADIDTIGMSAAEIERMRTEGAARTSPINISQGDAGWGAVVALDTLRRVQIAQGSLNEQQAYALPITRRLLTTISEFQQRFPQDAKAAEALYAAASIHFDGSNYVEAISMSHRILAAYGAADTAMWRQATKLAADSYARNEQFDEAVAKYDALIARTRNNPELLQTYVDLSAAAIFQKATRMRERRQIAQSAAEFQTIVVRYPASTVAPLGWFEAAVTFEGADSAAQAARIFREFPTRFPRHELVQRAFVRSGENFAKAELFTEAGEIMRLAAQTVNESEFSIGALGVAAGYFRSAGQLETVGDMYYQIFRMFPTDAQAPQALYNAGLAYEEAQNFRRAIEVYTILGTRYVESEFAPSGYFSIGLAYEQMGDLVRMAEAFVSYARRFTSNRDSQMKALNRAGGAFRDLGRMPESEENFLLATQIFARFRESDALSNEDGAIAFFNLAEIQRSRFEQMTLTGRNQRDVEAAARRKQESFQQLAETYMSAAALAIAEWTIRSIQSVGLASKAYADAFRNQTLFGNNDVQMGTRIQILSGGVHQFYDEAITNFARAVQFAREAGIQASFVNDAELYLSQMWFMKGYAFQEAGTMVRNTPMPRGLDEEEEMAFIDMVEEFYLNFVKQALPVFVNSIDNLTALFVGKNEWTDSIQGRIGILAAELELAGFSFGEIAQAEVDLNAERAQARADGRFVVITAAELARREARSEHDQAMMAINSIVASNMTVSEKLSSLASRRTNAERATAQEAARITELRRQLGLN, encoded by the coding sequence ATGAAAAATGTTAGGTTTTTGGGATTTTGTGCGGCACTTTTGGTGCTTGCTTTTTCTGCGACTGATATTTACGCGCAACGCGACAGAGAAGCAGAAAGAAGAGAGAGAGAGCGTCAGGAGCTTCAGCGGAGGCTTGAGCAAATGCAGAGAGACCGCGCTCGCGAGGAAGCAAGAATTGAGCAGGCGGTAGGTCCCATTGCGGGAACCGAGCAGACAATCGCTCAGTGGCAGGACTTTTATGACAGAAGTTGCGTCGGTGAGAACGCAAGAGGCGGTCGTCAGCGTTGTGCGGACGCGCTTTATTCTGTTGCGGAAGGTCTTTACAGGGATGAGAGAGACGGATTTATCAGGGCGCAAGGTCAATATGAAATTGATTTTGCTCGTTGGGAAAGAGCGCGTGTAGGACCGAGACCTGTAATGCCCAGACCTAATTATGAAAGGTCGCTTCGTACGTTTCAGACTGTAGCGGAAAGATATAACGGTACCAACAGAGCGCCTATGGCTTGGCTTGAAATCGGCGGCATATATATGATTGACGGAGACCTTACAAGAGCAAGAGCGGCGTTTGAGCAACTTGTCAGAAGGTATCCGAATGACCGTCGTGCTTCGGCGGCGCATTTCAGAATTGCAGAAATTTGTTTCGGCGACCTTCGCGACTTTAACTGTGCACTCAATCACCTTAATCAGATAAATCCCGAACACATTACGCCCGACATACGCGAGATGGCGCATTTCAGACGTGCGGAAATACATCATAACCGCGGCGACTTGGACGAAGCGGTTAATCTTTACGGCGAATACGTGGACAGATGTGCGCGCAGAGAGTTTCCCCGTTGCGAACTTCGCTCGGAAGCAATTGAAAATATGGCTATAGCGTTTTCCGATATGGCAAACGGCGCGGATGCGGCAATCGCTTATTTTGCAAGAGTGGGAGCGCGTCCTTTTGAAGATACAATTCTGTTCAGAATAGGTATGAGAAACTTTGACCACGGACAATTTGAACAGTCAATCGTAGCGCTTAACAGAGCGATAGAGCGTTTCCCGAACTTTGCGGAGGCTCCGAGAGCGCAAATGAACATAGTGAGCGCTCATCTTATTCGTACTCGTCCCGTTGACGCAAACAATGCGCGCGAAAGATTGGTTGAACGTTTCAGCCCCGGCACTCCTTGGGCTCAGGCAAACAGAGGAAATTCGGTCGCTTTGGCGGTTGCTCAGGATATGGTAAAACAGTCGTTGGGCTCCATTGCGGTTTATCATCACGCCCTTGCTCAACAAGCGACAGATCCGCAAGTTGCAAGAGGACACTATGAAAAAGCGATTGTTGCCTACGAAAGAGTTATACGCGACTTCCCGCAAGATTTGTGGATGGTTTACGAATTTAACTTTAACCTTGCAGAAGCGCTTATGGCGGTCGGACGTTTTGAAGACGCGGCTGTAAGATACAATTTGGTCGCGTTTGCAAACTTGGCGTCATTCCCTGTTTTCAGAGCGGACATTGACACTATCGGTATGAGCGCGGCGGAAATCGAAAGAATGAGAACTGAAGGTGCGGCTCGCACATCTCCGATAAATATTTCTCAGGGAGACGCAGGTTGGGGCGCGGTTGTTGCGCTTGACACTTTACGCAGAGTGCAGATTGCACAGGGAAGTTTGAACGAACAGCAAGCGTATGCGCTTCCGATAACAAGAAGATTGCTTACTACAATAAGCGAATTCCAACAAAGGTTCCCGCAGGACGCAAAGGCGGCAGAAGCGCTTTATGCGGCGGCAAGCATTCACTTCGACGGCTCGAATTACGTGGAAGCGATTTCAATGTCGCATAGAATTCTTGCGGCTTACGGTGCGGCAGATACGGCAATGTGGAGACAGGCGACCAAGCTTGCGGCTGACTCTTACGCCCGAAACGAACAATTTGACGAAGCGGTTGCAAAATACGATGCTCTTATAGCTCGAACCCGAAACAACCCGGAGCTTCTGCAAACATACGTGGATTTGTCGGCGGCGGCAATTTTCCAAAAAGCAACTCGTATGAGAGAACGCAGGCAAATTGCGCAATCGGCGGCGGAATTCCAGACAATAGTGGTAAGATACCCTGCTTCTACAGTTGCGCCTCTCGGTTGGTTTGAGGCGGCGGTAACTTTTGAAGGCGCGGATTCTGCGGCTCAGGCGGCGCGGATTTTCAGAGAATTTCCGACAAGGTTCCCAAGACACGAACTTGTTCAGAGAGCATTTGTTCGTTCGGGTGAAAACTTTGCAAAAGCCGAATTGTTTACCGAAGCCGGTGAAATTATGAGATTAGCGGCGCAAACGGTTAATGAGTCCGAGTTCTCCATCGGTGCGCTCGGCGTTGCGGCAGGCTACTTCAGAAGCGCAGGTCAGCTCGAAACCGTGGGAGATATGTATTATCAGATTTTCAGAATGTTCCCGACAGACGCGCAGGCACCTCAGGCGTTGTATAACGCAGGTCTTGCTTACGAAGAAGCGCAAAACTTCAGACGAGCAATCGAGGTTTATACAATTTTGGGAACAAGATACGTAGAAAGCGAATTTGCACCGTCGGGTTATTTCTCAATCGGTCTTGCTTACGAGCAAATGGGCGATTTGGTCAGAATGGCGGAAGCGTTTGTTAGTTATGCACGCAGATTTACATCTAACCGCGACAGCCAAATGAAGGCGTTGAACAGAGCGGGCGGTGCATTCAGAGATTTGGGAAGAATGCCTGAATCGGAAGAGAACTTCCTTTTGGCAACGCAGATATTTGCACGTTTCAGAGAGAGCGACGCGCTTTCAAATGAGGACGGCGCTATAGCATTCTTCAACTTGGCGGAAATTCAGCGTTCAAGATTTGAACAGATGACTTTGACGGGAAGAAATCAGCGTGATGTTGAGGCGGCGGCAAGAAGAAAACAGGAGTCGTTCCAGCAACTTGCGGAAACATATATGAGCGCGGCGGCTTTGGCTATTGCCGAGTGGACTATTCGCTCAATACAGTCGGTTGGTCTCGCTTCTAAAGCGTATGCAGACGCTTTCCGTAATCAGACGCTTTTCGGAAACAACGACGTTCAGATGGGAACACGAATTCAGATATTGAGCGGTGGCGTTCATCAGTTCTACGACGAGGCTATAACGAATTTTGCCCGAGCGGTTCAGTTTGCTCGTGAGGCGGGTATTCAGGCGTCATTTGTGAATGATGCGGAATTGTACTTGTCGCAAATGTGGTTTATGAAAGGTTATGCGTTCCAAGAAGCGGGAACAATGGTGCGTAATACGCCGATGCCCAGAGGCTTGGACGAAGAAGAAGAAATGGCGTTTATCGATATGGTCGAAGAGTTTTACTTGAACTTTGTAAAACAGGCGTTGCCCGTGTTTGTAAACAGTATCGACAATCTTACGGCGCTTTTTGTCGGCAAAAACGAGTGGACGGACAGCATTCAGGGACGTATCGGCATTTTGGCGGCGGAACTTGAACTTGCAGGCTTTTCTTTCGGCGAGATTGCTCAGGCGGAAGTGGATTTGAACGCAGAACGCGCTCAAGCGAGAGCAGACGGTCGATTTGTCGTGATTACAGCGGCTGAACTTGCAAGAAGAGAAGCGCGTAGCGAACACGACCAAGCGATGATGGCTATAAACAGCATAGTTGCAAGCAATATGACTGTCAGCGAAAAATTGTCTTCTTTGGCGTCGCGCAGAACAAATGCGGAAAGAGCTACGGCTCAGGAGGCGGCTCGTATAACGGAACTCAGAAGACAACTTGGATTGAATTAA